In the Wyeomyia smithii strain HCP4-BCI-WySm-NY-G18 chromosome 2, ASM2978416v1, whole genome shotgun sequence genome, one interval contains:
- the LOC129720076 gene encoding uncharacterized protein LOC129720076, producing the protein MVRGQLLLPKSVSKVVEKLRTLYGRPELLLQCQLERVRKLEPPKVGKLASFVPFGIAVEQLCEHLEATELKQLLVNPLLIQDLVDKLPDNNKRDWVRIGGLRSERFYRFKAPSKPVAEFRPGKGNAREKGAVYNHGEGANGADKEEWEKRKPCRACERTDHRLRYCEDFKKLAYADRMKIVDSFRLCQVCLNEHGAAPCKFKLRCNIEGFNCNPLLHSVQGLVSAHNRADNVTLFRMIPVNLHCGERSITVLAFLDEGASVTLVEKSLVDRLGAVGVPEKFTMKWTADIARVEEESRRLNLWTSAIGANEKLLLKTVRTVSKLMLPQQKLNAEELSHEHAHMRGLPISSYNGRPGMLIGLNNIHTFAPIETKIGSVADPIAVRCKLGWTVYGPRQTNAVETSEVFLNVHQEVTDENLYDLLKTHYALEESVVSVPRESAEDERAREILEQTTKRIGDRFETGLRWNKDDPQFPDSYPMALKRLLQLEKKLAKHPVLRRNVFRQIEEYQEKGYAHLATAEELSETVPGKVWYLPLNVVRNPKKPDKVRLIWDAAASVQGVSLNSKLLKGPDMLVPLMSVGFRERRIAFGGDVREMYHQLKMIARDKRFLRFLFRENPHNPPKVYVMDVATFESTSSPCSAQFVKNRNAEEFTGQYPEAAAAIIQRHYVDDYFDSVDTIEEAINRAKQLRNKLLPYLSGNKRPTKRNVLSCVMSFFDTLGMLSPFTVHGKIIVQHLWRSCCDWNEEIGNDCWDLWKRWTGSLSDVENIRISRCYLGNSLFSKVESIELHVFNDASKHAYGCVAFLRVVVEGLARCSLVMSRSKVAPLKRQSIPRLELMAAVLGARLSQTSDSEWFTGPSFLYQSENQWPSSDTQIGNTTAEARGVVLFHEVVTALKKKGLPIITTKATEKQRLLINAQYTSVLQPLSQEEHQKAETILWKQAQFDGFPDEMRVLNKNLELKPGQKPEKIMRSSSIYKLTQGIDYLGPIEVVVGRKKVKRWVAVFTCLAIRAIHFEVVHTLTTQSCMMAIRRFSKAHGVPTEIFSDNATCFRGSANEMHRIHNEGAEALNSATTAWHFNPPATPAMGGIWERMVR; encoded by the exons ATGGTCCGCGGTCAACTACTTTTGCCTAAATCCGTTTCAAAGGTCGTCGAGAAGCTACGTACTTTGTACGGTCGTCCGGAACTGCTTCTCCAATGTCAACTGGAAAGAGTTCGAAAGTTAGAGCCACCGAAGGTGGGAAAGCTAGCGAGTTTTGTTCCGTTCGGTATTGCGGTGGAGCAGCTTTGCGAGCACCTGGAAGCAACCGAATTGAAGCAGCTTCTCGTGAATCCGTTACTCATCCAGGACCTAGTGGACAAACTTCCCGACAACAACAAGCGCGATTGGGTACG TATCGGAGGCCTGCGAAGCGAACGTTTCTATAGATTCAAGGCACCTAGCAAACCAGTCGCAGAATTTCGACCAGGAAAAGGAAATGCGAGAGAGAAAGGTGCAGTTTACAACCATGGCGAAGGTGCGAATGGAGCTGATAAGGAGGAGTGGGAGAAACGAAAACCGTGCAGGGCATGTGAGCGCACGGATCATCGGTTGCGATACTGCGAAGATTTCAAGAAGCTGGCGTATGCTGACCGGATGAAAATAGTTGATAGTTTCAGACTGTGTCAAGTATGCCTCAACGAACACGGAGCAGCTCCATGCAAGTTCAAGCTGCGGTGCAACATCG AGGGATTCAACTGTAATCCACTCCTACATTCGGTGCAGGGTTTAGTTAGTGCGCATAATCGGGCTGACAATGTGACGTTGTTTCGGATGATCCCTGTGAACCTTCACTGCGGCGAACGGTCGATTACAGTTCTGGCGTTCCTGGACGAAGGAGCGTCGGTGACTTTAGTGGAAAAAAGCTTGGTCGATCGGCTGGGAGCTGTCGGCGTCCCGGAGAAATTCACAATGAAATGGACGGCCGATATCGCGCGAGTGGAGGAAGAGTCCCGGCGATTAAACCTCTGGACATCGGCGATAGGAGCGAATGAAAAACTATTACTGAAAACAGTCCGTACGGTGAGCAAGTTGATGCTGCCCCAACAAAAGCTAAACGCAGAAGAACTGTCGCACGAACATGCCCACATGCGCGGACTCCCAATATCGTCGTACAACGGCCGGCCGGGAATGCTGATCGGGCTGAACAATATTCACACGTTCGCCCCAATCGAGAccaaaatcggttcagtggcGGATCCGATTGCAGTACGATGCAAACTCGGCTGGACAGTCTATGGTCCGAGACAAACAAACGCAGTCGAAACAAGCGAAGTTTTCCTAAATGTCCACCAAGAAGTTACCGACGAAAATCTTTACGATCTACTGAAGACTCACTACGCTTTGGAAGAATCGGTTGTTAGCGTGCCGCGAGAGTCCGCTGAAGACGAGAGGGCACGAGAAATTTTGGAACAAACCACAAAACGAATTGGTGACCGTTTCGAGACCGGACTCCGGTGGAACAAGGATGATCCACAGTTTCCTGACAGTTATCCGATGGCCCTAAAGAGGCTGCTGCAACTAGAAAAGAAGCTAGCGAAACACCCAGTGTTACGCCGAAACGTCTTCCGGCAAATCGAGGAATACCAGGAGAAAGGATACGCACACTTGGCAACGGCGGAAGAACTTTCAGAAACAGTACCCGGTAAAGTGTGGTATCTACCCTTAAACGTTGTCAGGAATCCCAAAAAGCCAGATAAGGTGCGTCTTATTTGGGATGCTGCTGCGTCCGTACAAGGAGTGTCCCTCAACTCCAAATTACTGAAGGGACCCGACATGCTCGTTCCGTTGATGTCCGTTGGCTTTCGAGAGCGTAGGATTGCCTTTGGCGGTGATGTACGCGAGatgtaccaccagttgaaaatgaTCGCACGAGATAAGCGTTTTTTACGATTCCTTTTCCGTGAAAACCCTCATAATCCTCCAAAGGTCTATGTCATGGACGTTGCAACTTTCGAATCGACAAGTTCACCCTGCTCGGCCCAATTTGTGAAGAATCGCAACGCGGAAGAGTTCACCGGACAGTACCCAGAAGCAGCGGCAGCAATTATCCAACGCCATTATGTTGACGATTACTTCGACAGCGTCGATACCATCGAAGAGGCCATAAATAGAGCGAAGCAG CTTCGTAATAAGCTTCTACCATACCTAAGTGGAAACAAACGGCCTACTAAACGAAATGTTCTCAGCTGTGTGATGAGTTTCTTCGATACACTGGGTATGCTTTCTCCATTCACTGTCCACGGGAAGATAATCGTTCAACATTtgtggcgaagctgttgtgacTGGAATGAAGAGATCGGGAACGACTGTTGGGATTTATGGAAGCGGTGGACGGGTTCGCTGTCGGATGTAGAAAACATTCGTATTTCTCGGTGTTATCTCGGAAATTCTCTCTTCTCCAAGGTTGAATCAATCGAGTTGCATGTCTTCAACGATGCTAGCAAACATGCGTACGGATGTGTCGCCTTCTTGCGTGTCGTTGTTGAAGGACTGGCACGATGCAGTCTGGTCATGTCTCGGTCCAAGGTAGCCCCGCTGAAACGCCAATCAATCCCTCGGCTAGAACTGATGGCCGCCGTATTAGGAGCTCGTCTAAGCCAAACT AGCGACAGTGAATGGTTCACCGGGCCATCATTCTTGTATCAGTCCGAAAATCAATGGCCAAGTTCCGACACGCAGATCGGAAACACTACTGCAGAAGCAAGAGGTGTAGTTCTGTTCCACGAGGTGGTCACCGCC CTCAAGAAGAAGGGTTTGCCGATCATCACGACAAAGGCGACCGAAAAACAACGGCTGCTGATCAATGCTCAGTATACTTCGGTGCTACAACCTCTTAGTCAGGAAGAGCACCAGAAGGCCGAAACCATTCTGTGGAAGCAAGCGCAATTCGACGGCTTCCCAGACGAAATGAGGGTGCTGAATAAAAACCTGGAACTGAAACCCGGACAGAAACCCGAAAAGATAATGAGATCCAGCAGCATTTACAAGTTAACACAAGGCATAGACTACTTGGGCCCCATCGAAGTGGTCGTCGGTCGGAAGAAGGTAAAAAGGTGGGTCGCAGTCTTCACCTGTCTAGCCATACGCGCGATTCACTTCGAGGTCGTCCATACGCTCACAACCCAGTCCTGTATGATGGCCATCCGGAGGTTCAGTAAGGCGCACGGGGTACCGACGGAGATCTTTTCTGACAATGCCACATGCTTCCGAGGTTCCGCCAACGAGATGCATCGAATCCACAACGAAGGTGCAGAAGCTCTTAACAGTGCAACGACAGCGTGGCATTTTAATCCGCCAGCAACGCCGGCCATGGGCGGAATATGGGAGCGGATGGTACGGTAG